A portion of the Shewanella sp. SNU WT4 genome contains these proteins:
- a CDS encoding Calx-beta domain-containing protein codes for MNKLFLGTLISGMMASSVAYAADPLTCIGDMYGVNNRGAAKLFKLNQSFTAVDSSVVSLGNSAALAYSSNEHRLYYVTLAKPNGVSSLVYVDLDDGSHHVVGNTQHVFRLTFSPDGQTLYGSKGKDLYTFNTDTAEATHLGKLSGFPLNVDTQMGDIAFVDNQLYLVSKKRIFTVNLTDLTVTTFAEHGIHHVNGAEFGGAGKLILSRTLQDKSKIFEYDLASKSKRELSTVNARLNDLALDTSVCEVAPVISVSSITANKSQVDEGDVVDYTVSLTGQTTAEQGLNIAFAANGTKSKVDFSSLLSVSYDGGITWTEVVDANRSATLLLPIGTSAVTFRALTLVDGRDPDEQMELQAWMNLDQSDLDSAVTTLIDRSKDPSLDGQYIKLMTTAVPTMVEGQYTESKIELIRTTDRHTPMHIQFINQTAKKAEDINQLVTVSYSAADADYRYDLDLLDFKVLNLPVGVSELTVRYQALNDDVVDCKENFSFASWIVGRGVDYFKDEVTITDPSSQCIVDPEETGFTLNAISDNVNEGETAKFELVLDKELNSDATVTVSAVPGSANTEDYTLATYDLIIPKGEVSAFIEIPTLDDNEFEPQESFTLNVAGKTNTSGSQSAAVYITDNDPEPAVGFTVEAIADNVTEGEPAKFTIHLEKALSSDATVNVSVVAGSATASDYNFANTEYKIMAGETSVAVTIPTIDDNQYEGTESFTMKVNAGVNTKGETSNNANILDNEITPIDQLRQAAATSQVNWEGSHGCCNGQYIRGIKGHFAGMPYGTVIRFYIGGSLHATHTYNGQYTIYAVDSQHAPWINNGTAAWATATYNGTTVNVRGAHRVQYGSNPWVDCSNGCY; via the coding sequence ATGAACAAACTGTTTTTGGGAACCTTAATCTCAGGAATGATGGCGAGTTCTGTTGCCTATGCGGCGGACCCTCTCACCTGTATTGGTGATATGTACGGGGTGAACAATCGTGGCGCTGCAAAATTATTTAAATTAAATCAATCTTTCACCGCTGTGGATTCAAGTGTTGTCAGTTTAGGTAATTCTGCAGCGTTAGCTTATTCTTCTAATGAACACCGTCTTTATTATGTCACCTTGGCTAAGCCTAATGGGGTAAGTAGTTTAGTGTATGTGGACTTAGATGACGGTAGTCATCATGTTGTCGGTAATACTCAGCATGTTTTTAGATTAACTTTTTCACCAGATGGCCAAACTCTTTATGGATCGAAAGGCAAAGATTTATATACCTTTAATACTGATACGGCAGAAGCCACACATTTAGGTAAACTGTCAGGTTTCCCATTAAATGTAGATACGCAAATGGGCGATATTGCCTTTGTGGATAATCAATTATATCTGGTCAGTAAAAAACGCATTTTTACCGTTAACTTAACAGATTTAACTGTGACCACGTTCGCCGAGCATGGGATACATCATGTGAATGGTGCAGAGTTTGGCGGCGCTGGCAAATTGATTTTATCAAGAACCTTACAGGATAAGTCCAAGATATTTGAGTATGACCTTGCCAGTAAATCAAAACGCGAATTATCAACAGTTAATGCGCGTTTAAACGATCTTGCTCTTGATACTAGTGTCTGTGAGGTTGCTCCCGTCATCAGCGTCTCCTCGATTACGGCTAATAAGTCACAAGTGGATGAGGGCGATGTTGTTGATTACACAGTTAGCTTAACGGGTCAAACGACGGCGGAGCAAGGATTGAATATTGCTTTTGCTGCCAATGGCACTAAATCCAAAGTTGATTTTAGTAGCTTACTATCGGTAAGTTATGATGGTGGTATCACCTGGACTGAGGTTGTTGATGCTAATCGCTCTGCGACCTTGTTATTACCAATAGGTACCAGCGCAGTCACTTTCCGAGCTCTGACCTTGGTTGATGGCCGAGATCCGGACGAGCAAATGGAGTTACAAGCATGGATGAATTTAGATCAAAGCGATCTTGATAGTGCAGTAACAACATTAATTGATAGAAGTAAGGATCCGAGCTTAGACGGTCAGTATATTAAACTGATGACCACAGCTGTTCCTACTATGGTTGAAGGCCAATATACTGAAAGTAAAATTGAACTGATTAGAACCACAGATAGGCATACGCCTATGCATATTCAGTTTATTAATCAAACGGCCAAAAAGGCTGAAGACATCAATCAATTAGTTACAGTGTCTTATTCTGCGGCTGATGCAGATTATCGCTATGATTTAGATTTACTCGATTTTAAAGTGCTTAATTTGCCGGTAGGGGTTAGTGAGCTAACGGTTCGCTATCAAGCGCTTAATGATGATGTAGTCGATTGCAAAGAAAACTTTTCTTTTGCATCTTGGATAGTGGGGCGCGGTGTTGATTATTTTAAAGATGAAGTGACCATCACTGACCCATCCAGTCAATGTATTGTTGATCCTGAAGAAACCGGTTTCACCTTAAATGCTATTAGCGATAACGTAAATGAAGGTGAAACAGCAAAATTTGAGCTTGTGCTTGATAAAGAGTTAAACAGTGATGCGACCGTCACTGTATCTGCGGTTCCCGGAAGCGCCAATACAGAGGACTATACGCTTGCTACCTATGATCTGATCATTCCTAAAGGTGAAGTATCGGCATTCATTGAGATCCCAACTCTGGATGATAATGAATTTGAACCTCAAGAAAGCTTTACCCTTAATGTGGCGGGCAAAACTAATACCTCTGGTTCACAAAGCGCAGCTGTCTATATCACAGATAATGATCCCGAACCCGCAGTTGGCTTTACGGTTGAGGCAATAGCCGACAACGTTACCGAGGGTGAACCTGCTAAGTTTACTATTCATCTAGAGAAAGCTTTATCAAGTGATGCCACAGTTAACGTCAGCGTAGTCGCGGGTAGTGCAACAGCGAGTGACTACAACTTCGCTAATACTGAATATAAAATAATGGCAGGTGAAACGTCAGTGGCTGTGACTATCCCGACCATTGATGACAATCAGTATGAAGGAACTGAAAGTTTCACTATGAAAGTCAATGCTGGCGTTAATACTAAAGGTGAAACCAGCAATAACGCTAATATCTTAGACAATGAAATCACCCCTATCGATCAATTACGTCAAGCTGCTGCTACCTCACAAGTCAATTGGGAAGGCAGTCACGGATGCTGTAATGGACAATATATCCGCGGTATTAAGGGACATTTCGCAGGTATGCCTTATGGAACCGTGATTAGGTTTTACATCGGGGGCTCGCTACACGCCACACATACCTATAACGGTCAATATACTATCTATGCGGTGGACTCACAGCATGCCCCTTGGATTAATAATGGTACTGCGGCATGGGCGACTGCGACTTATAATGGCACTACAGTGAATGTACGCGGTGCTCATCGAGTGCAGTATGGAAGTAATCCTTGGGTTGATTGCTCCAACGGTTGCTATTAA
- a CDS encoding glycoside hydrolase family 16 protein, which yields MAGFNSDVGADANINENINPANKSSGIQVFEDFNQAGQPKHQGIEWHYRAQLAEVNEWSDIIPGDGYAYLHINAADNLPEPDITWPFQMLIINHLSPGQRITIRAKNMVLEGVASFIFTYSEQGQLLDEIDLEITGFDEVYGKQRQDKNLQSSSAIAADVTDVRMNVWNRAKLTSDVAQRAINQPIMNSKAQAISHRDGKFHEYQLDWYPEKIEYFIDGVRQGGFEGQIPSSPSELNIGLRHMAWTGTLPHKPQVLVIDWIKIMPL from the coding sequence ATGGCTGGCTTTAACAGTGATGTTGGTGCAGACGCCAACATCAATGAGAATATTAACCCTGCGAATAAGTCGTCAGGCATACAAGTATTTGAAGATTTTAATCAAGCAGGGCAACCCAAGCATCAAGGCATAGAATGGCACTATCGAGCGCAATTGGCAGAGGTTAATGAATGGTCTGATATCATTCCTGGTGATGGTTATGCCTACCTGCATATCAATGCCGCCGATAATTTGCCTGAACCTGATATTACTTGGCCATTTCAAATGCTGATCATTAACCACTTAAGTCCAGGGCAACGTATAACCATTCGCGCCAAAAATATGGTACTTGAAGGTGTTGCCAGCTTTATTTTTACTTATTCCGAACAAGGACAATTATTGGATGAAATTGATTTAGAGATCACAGGTTTTGATGAGGTCTATGGCAAGCAAAGACAAGATAAAAACCTGCAATCGTCATCTGCAATTGCTGCGGATGTTACCGATGTACGTATGAATGTATGGAATCGCGCCAAACTCACTTCTGACGTGGCGCAGCGCGCCATCAACCAGCCAATCATGAATAGTAAAGCCCAAGCCATTTCCCATCGCGATGGGAAGTTTCATGAATATCAACTGGATTGGTATCCAGAAAAAATCGAATATTTCATTGATGGCGTACGCCAAGGTGGCTTTGAAGGACAAATACCATCGAGCCCAAGCGAACTTAACATTGGCCTGCGCCATATGGCGTGGACGGGAACCTTACCTCATAAGCCTCAGGTGCTAGTCATTGATTGGATCAAAATTATGCCGCTGTAA
- a CDS encoding nucleoside recognition domain-containing protein, translating to MLNRLWLFFFTVSAMAIVWQLFQGQYQVLANVTEAMFKSAELAATICLGLVGILSFWMGMMRIGEKGGMTAAIAKITEPLLGKLMPDVPKGHPAFGSVTMNLTANFLGLDNAATPLGLKAMEDLQSLNPTKHIATNAQILFLVLNTSSITLVPVSVFLYRAQQGAANPADIFLPILLATTCSTLVGVLTVAIVQRLPLLTGMALMYAGLLFASGGAAVAYLLTLSADALGTASSILGNGVLVGLIFAFVLVGAWRKVAIYDEFIEGAKLGFNQAVALIPYLLAMLLAIALLRASGVLELFLQGLTVVVTGLGMDTRFIDAMPTAIMKPLSGSGARAMMLETMQQYGVDSFAGRLAAIIQGSTETTFYVLAVYFGSVGIRNGRHALSCGLIADAAGITAAIIVCYWFYG from the coding sequence GTGTTAAACCGATTATGGTTATTTTTCTTTACGGTTTCGGCTATGGCCATTGTGTGGCAGCTTTTTCAAGGTCAATACCAGGTCTTGGCCAATGTCACCGAAGCCATGTTTAAGAGCGCTGAACTCGCCGCCACCATTTGCTTAGGATTAGTGGGCATCTTGTCATTTTGGATGGGCATGATGCGAATAGGCGAGAAAGGGGGCATGACAGCTGCCATTGCTAAAATCACTGAACCCTTATTAGGCAAATTAATGCCAGACGTGCCAAAAGGTCATCCTGCCTTTGGTAGTGTGACCATGAATCTGACGGCAAACTTTTTAGGGTTAGACAATGCCGCGACGCCTTTAGGCCTAAAGGCGATGGAAGACTTACAAAGTCTTAATCCAACCAAACATATTGCCACTAATGCACAAATACTTTTTTTAGTACTAAATACTTCATCCATTACCTTAGTACCAGTAAGCGTATTTTTATATCGCGCTCAACAAGGCGCGGCCAATCCTGCAGATATATTTCTACCCATTTTATTAGCCACGACTTGTTCAACCTTGGTGGGTGTCTTAACGGTGGCAATTGTTCAGCGCTTACCATTATTGACAGGTATGGCATTAATGTACGCTGGACTGTTATTTGCCAGCGGGGGCGCAGCGGTTGCTTATTTGCTCACGTTAAGTGCCGACGCTTTAGGCACAGCGTCGTCTATTTTAGGTAATGGCGTGTTAGTTGGGCTTATTTTTGCGTTTGTTTTAGTTGGCGCGTGGCGCAAAGTCGCGATTTATGATGAATTTATTGAAGGTGCCAAATTAGGTTTTAATCAAGCGGTAGCGCTAATTCCTTACTTACTCGCCATGTTATTGGCAATTGCATTACTACGCGCATCTGGCGTATTAGAGTTATTTCTACAGGGCTTAACTGTGGTTGTGACTGGGCTTGGTATGGATACGCGTTTTATTGATGCTATGCCAACGGCCATAATGAAACCATTAAGCGGCTCTGGTGCTCGCGCTATGATGCTCGAAACTATGCAGCAATATGGGGTGGATTCTTTTGCTGGTCGGTTGGCGGCAATTATCCAAGGCAGTACCGAAACCACATTTTATGTGTTAGCGGTATATTTTGGTTCTGTCGGGATCCGTAATGGCCGCCACGCATTAAGCTGTGGCTTAATAGCGGATGCTGCAGGCATTACAGCGGCGATAATTGTGTGCTATTGGTTTTATGGCTAG
- the rsmF gene encoding 16S rRNA (cytosine(1407)-C(5))-methyltransferase RsmF, whose protein sequence is MVQLNQNFINHISAHLPPHLTLDELVDYCGRPLRRAIRVNSLKIDCDDFITHMQAKGWQFEPIPWSETGFWITGQDDDALGNSIEHQAGWFYIQEASSMLPPTALKQAIENHAKVLDMAAAPGSKTTQLAALMANEGILVANEYSSSRVKVLAANITRIGVSNALLTHFDGRVFGEYLFEHFDAVLIDAPCGGEGTIRKDPDALKNWDLADVMAIAETQLALIESAFLALKPGAELVYSTCTLNRHENQDVCHLLKQKYPDAVEFVSLIDLFDGADRSLTEEGFLHVWPQIYDSEGFFVAKIRKKISVKRVLPEPKRQKNFPFTPINAKAFEPLCQYFSQQLGISLSKQDSLWMRDDEFWLFPEGAEDFIGKMRFQRMGIKLADAIKSGYKPRYEAVMTLANDLSRIININAEQAQQYLMGRDVHFDVIDNKSPQGEVIVCFESRPLGLGKMIKTKLKNQLPRELVKDKVTILANIIS, encoded by the coding sequence ATGGTTCAATTAAATCAGAATTTTATCAATCACATTTCGGCTCATCTTCCACCCCATCTTACCTTAGATGAGCTTGTTGATTACTGTGGTCGGCCGCTTAGACGAGCAATTCGTGTCAATAGTCTAAAAATAGACTGTGATGATTTTATCACGCATATGCAGGCAAAAGGCTGGCAATTTGAACCCATACCTTGGTCTGAAACCGGATTTTGGATCACAGGCCAAGACGATGATGCCTTAGGCAATTCAATTGAACATCAGGCGGGTTGGTTTTATATCCAAGAAGCCAGCTCAATGTTGCCGCCGACGGCGCTCAAACAAGCTATTGAAAATCACGCCAAAGTACTAGATATGGCAGCAGCCCCAGGCTCAAAGACGACCCAGTTGGCCGCGTTAATGGCCAATGAGGGTATCTTGGTAGCCAACGAGTATTCATCTAGCCGCGTGAAAGTATTAGCAGCCAATATTACCCGTATAGGCGTGTCGAATGCCTTACTTACTCACTTTGATGGCCGAGTATTTGGTGAATATCTATTTGAGCACTTTGATGCGGTATTGATTGATGCGCCTTGTGGCGGTGAAGGCACCATTCGCAAAGATCCCGACGCATTAAAAAACTGGGATTTAGCAGATGTGATGGCGATTGCTGAGACTCAATTGGCATTAATAGAATCGGCATTTTTGGCTCTAAAACCCGGTGCCGAATTGGTTTATTCAACCTGTACTCTTAATCGCCATGAAAATCAGGATGTTTGTCACTTACTTAAGCAAAAATATCCCGATGCGGTTGAATTTGTTTCGTTAATTGATTTATTTGATGGCGCGGATAGATCCTTAACAGAAGAAGGCTTTTTACACGTTTGGCCGCAAATTTACGACAGTGAAGGTTTTTTTGTCGCTAAAATCCGTAAAAAAATCAGCGTCAAGCGCGTATTACCTGAACCTAAACGTCAAAAGAACTTTCCATTTACACCTATTAATGCCAAAGCCTTTGAGCCACTTTGCCAATACTTTAGCCAACAATTAGGTATTAGCCTATCCAAGCAAGATAGCCTATGGATGCGCGATGACGAGTTTTGGTTGTTTCCAGAAGGCGCTGAAGACTTTATTGGTAAAATGCGTTTTCAGCGTATGGGTATTAAACTCGCCGATGCCATTAAATCTGGCTATAAGCCAAGATATGAAGCAGTGATGACCTTAGCCAATGACTTAAGCCGAATTATTAATATTAACGCTGAGCAAGCACAGCAATATTTAATGGGTCGCGATGTTCATTTTGACGTAATTGATAACAAGAGTCCGCAGGGTGAAGTCATTGTATGCTTTGAAAGTCGCCCCTTAGGCTTAGGCAAAATGATTAAAACCAAGCTTAAAAATCAATTGCCGCGAGAATTAGTCAAAGATAAGGTGACTATTCTTGCTAACATAATTAGCTGA
- a CDS encoding YchF/TatD family DNA exonuclease, translated as MLIDSHCHLDRLKTAPDQASLAKLLNDAKARGVDYFLCVNVRQQGFEQMCQRVQDFDNVFLSCGVHPLDVKDGLDVATMMPNALLPKVVAIGETGLDYFYADDTKAIQQQCFEQQVALAVEVNKPLIVHTRDARADTLAILRQGNADKVGGVLHCFTEDWDMAKAALDLGFYISVSGIVTFKNAGDLRTVIRKIPKDRLLVETDAPYLAPVPHRGQENQPAFVRDVAEFVAELRGESYQELAANTTNNFFNLFSQAAKLVGR; from the coding sequence GTGCTTATCGATTCCCATTGCCATTTAGATCGCCTGAAAACGGCTCCTGATCAGGCAAGTCTTGCCAAATTACTTAACGATGCCAAAGCCCGTGGCGTTGATTATTTTCTTTGTGTCAATGTTCGCCAACAAGGCTTTGAACAAATGTGTCAACGAGTTCAAGACTTTGACAATGTATTCTTATCTTGTGGTGTCCATCCTTTAGATGTTAAAGATGGATTAGATGTCGCTACTATGATGCCTAATGCACTATTACCTAAAGTTGTGGCCATAGGTGAGACAGGCTTAGATTACTTTTATGCCGATGATACTAAAGCCATACAACAGCAATGTTTTGAGCAACAAGTTGCGTTAGCGGTGGAAGTGAATAAGCCCTTGATTGTCCACACTCGTGACGCAAGAGCTGACACTTTAGCGATTTTACGCCAAGGTAATGCTGATAAAGTCGGTGGGGTATTGCATTGCTTCACAGAAGATTGGGACATGGCGAAAGCTGCGTTAGATCTAGGTTTTTATATTTCAGTGTCTGGCATAGTGACATTCAAAAATGCCGGCGATTTACGTACGGTTATTCGTAAAATCCCTAAAGATAGATTGTTGGTTGAAACTGATGCTCCTTATTTAGCCCCAGTGCCACATCGTGGCCAAGAAAATCAGCCTGCCTTTGTGCGTGATGTTGCTGAGTTTGTGGCTGAATTAAGAGGGGAGTCTTATCAAGAGTTGGCGGCAAATACCACCAACAACTTCTTCAATTTGTTCTCTCAAGCGGCAAAGTTAGTCGGTCGCTAA
- a CDS encoding PilZ domain-containing protein — protein MLDLSANFESREQAYKAYMPFIKPMGLFFETKVIYGLGDRLTVSYRLPGNPQIYESPGVVVWINPIGASGGRPTGVGIKLLHNAEMHKHNFDTLLSIDLGSSQLTSTM, from the coding sequence ATGCTCGATTTGTCAGCGAATTTTGAATCGCGAGAACAAGCTTATAAGGCATATATGCCTTTTATTAAACCCATGGGTTTGTTTTTCGAAACAAAAGTGATTTATGGTTTAGGTGATAGGCTGACAGTCAGTTATCGTTTACCAGGCAACCCTCAAATCTACGAAAGCCCTGGCGTAGTGGTATGGATTAATCCGATTGGCGCTTCGGGCGGGCGTCCTACTGGTGTGGGAATTAAACTTCTGCATAATGCCGAAATGCATAAACATAATTTTGATACTTTATTATCAATCGACCTTGGTAGTAGCCAATTGACCTCAACCATGTAG
- the holB gene encoding DNA polymerase III subunit delta' gives MLTPMLPWCQPALVSLSAAKQQGKLPHALLLGLDAGFGAEELMRHIAQMALCTNVQASGACGQCKSCQLQQAGNHPDFYEIYADGNQIKVDQIRGLCQSLTQTAQQAGFRVAIIFACERMNTAAANALLKTLEEPGAQTLLLLQTNRIGQLLPTIRSRCQRVLVQEPNRQQVRDWLSENMTLDSDPCWCLPIVGGPLALAQALTDGRYQQLLSLRQGWQQALSHGHINATLQGIIDKHMLDAIGVFYLVIRQSLLKNQQLTLVQRAALAELAGRLMRINQQLLSMPTINSLALCQDFVLEYKKVMDY, from the coding sequence ATGCTAACGCCAATGTTGCCTTGGTGTCAGCCAGCGTTGGTATCGTTAAGTGCTGCGAAACAACAAGGCAAGTTACCGCATGCGTTGCTGTTAGGACTTGATGCCGGCTTTGGTGCTGAAGAGTTAATGCGTCACATTGCGCAAATGGCGTTGTGCACTAATGTACAAGCGTCAGGGGCCTGCGGACAATGCAAAAGCTGTCAGTTACAACAGGCCGGTAATCATCCTGATTTTTATGAAATCTATGCCGATGGCAATCAGATTAAAGTCGATCAGATTCGAGGATTATGTCAAAGCCTAACGCAAACGGCGCAGCAAGCAGGTTTTCGGGTCGCGATTATTTTTGCTTGCGAGCGTATGAATACCGCGGCTGCCAATGCTTTGCTTAAAACCTTAGAAGAGCCAGGTGCGCAGACATTGTTACTGCTGCAAACCAATCGTATTGGTCAGCTATTGCCAACCATTCGCAGTCGTTGTCAGCGCGTTTTGGTGCAAGAGCCTAATCGTCAGCAAGTGCGTGATTGGTTATCTGAAAATATGACGCTTGATAGCGATCCTTGCTGGTGTTTGCCCATAGTTGGCGGGCCGCTAGCATTAGCACAAGCGCTAACCGATGGTCGTTACCAGCAATTGCTGAGTTTGCGCCAAGGCTGGCAGCAAGCACTGTCACACGGGCATATCAATGCGACTTTGCAAGGCATCATAGATAAGCACATGCTGGATGCTATTGGCGTTTTTTATTTGGTGATACGCCAAAGCTTACTTAAAAACCAACAACTGACTCTGGTACAACGCGCAGCGCTTGCTGAACTTGCAGGCCGATTAATGCGCATTAATCAGCAACTATTGTCTATGCCGACCATTAATTCACTCGCCTTATGCCAAGACTTTGTCCTAGAATACAAGAAGGTAATGGATTACTAG
- the tmk gene encoding dTMP kinase → MNQTAAKFVVIEGLEGAGKTSAIALVKDVITQIAGQEPVCTREPGGTPLAEKMRELVKEAHPNDPLCDEAECLLLYAARAQLIANVIRPALAQGQWVLGDRHNLSSLAYQGGGRGLMPLVKAISDVTLGDFRPDLTLYLDIDPELGLARAAKRGALDRIEQQAIAFFQRARATYLELAAADPSIIVIDASQEIASVHKDIRRALEQHLC, encoded by the coding sequence ATGAACCAAACTGCCGCAAAATTTGTCGTGATTGAAGGATTAGAAGGCGCAGGTAAAACCAGCGCCATCGCTTTAGTGAAAGACGTGATTACCCAGATTGCTGGTCAAGAGCCAGTATGTACCCGTGAGCCTGGTGGCACGCCGCTGGCTGAAAAAATGCGCGAGCTGGTGAAAGAGGCTCACCCAAACGACCCCTTATGTGATGAAGCCGAATGCTTATTGCTGTATGCTGCGCGCGCGCAATTAATTGCCAATGTCATACGCCCTGCGTTAGCACAAGGTCAATGGGTGCTGGGGGATCGACATAATTTATCATCCCTGGCTTATCAAGGCGGTGGTCGCGGTTTAATGCCGTTAGTTAAGGCCATTAGCGATGTCACTTTAGGTGATTTTCGCCCTGATTTAACCCTATATCTTGATATCGACCCAGAACTCGGTTTAGCGCGCGCCGCTAAACGTGGCGCGTTAGATAGAATCGAGCAGCAGGCCATAGCCTTTTTTCAGCGGGCTCGCGCTACTTATCTTGAATTAGCCGCAGCAGACCCAAGCATAATAGTTATTGATGCCAGTCAAGAGATAGCCTCAGTGCATAAAGATATTCGCCGCGCACTAGAGCAGCATTTATGCTAA
- the mltG gene encoding endolytic transglycosylase MltG, giving the protein MLKKIMIGILAGTLSLTLIGLIGSYWAYNQVHQYLAQTLIVKAPQELVVSAGSNLTSLDYELRTNGLLRGATWPIKVAVRLDPALALVKSGVYEITPDMRLSQLITKLNRGEQKRFSVSLIDGQALKQWQQTLAESRLTVGESPFQAVLTKAKDTRSPEGLFYPDTYHYSAGDNAEIILEQSYHKMQQVLDNAWANRDADLPLTSPYELLTLASIIEKETAKASEREWIAAVFANRLKLGMRLQTDPTVIYGMGDNYQGNITRKDLREKTAYNTYRIDGLPPTPIAAPSEASLLAAANPADVDYLYFVSRNDGSHVFSKTLAEHNRAVNEYQRKK; this is encoded by the coding sequence ATGCTAAAAAAAATAATGATAGGTATTTTGGCGGGCACGTTATCGCTGACATTGATAGGGCTTATTGGTAGTTACTGGGCTTATAACCAAGTGCATCAATATTTAGCTCAGACGTTGATAGTTAAGGCCCCGCAAGAACTAGTGGTTAGCGCTGGCAGTAATTTAACCAGTTTAGATTATGAACTGCGCACTAATGGGTTACTGCGCGGCGCAACGTGGCCGATTAAAGTCGCAGTGAGACTCGATCCCGCGTTAGCTTTAGTAAAATCAGGCGTTTATGAAATCACGCCAGACATGCGTTTAAGTCAACTCATTACTAAATTAAACCGCGGTGAGCAAAAGCGCTTTAGTGTGAGCTTAATTGATGGCCAAGCATTAAAACAGTGGCAGCAAACTTTAGCTGAGAGTCGCCTGACGGTAGGCGAATCACCATTCCAGGCGGTATTAACTAAGGCCAAGGATACTCGTAGTCCTGAAGGTTTATTTTATCCAGATACTTATCACTACAGTGCTGGCGATAATGCCGAAATAATTTTGGAGCAAAGTTATCATAAGATGCAGCAAGTGTTAGACAACGCTTGGGCTAATCGTGACGCCGATTTACCGTTAACTTCGCCTTATGAATTGCTGACGTTGGCCTCCATTATCGAAAAAGAAACGGCTAAGGCCAGTGAGCGCGAGTGGATAGCTGCGGTATTTGCAAACCGTTTAAAATTAGGGATGCGTTTACAAACGGATCCTACGGTCATTTATGGCATGGGTGATAACTATCAGGGCAATATTACTCGCAAAGACTTACGAGAAAAAACCGCCTATAACACCTATCGCATTGATGGTTTACCACCAACGCCAATTGCCGCACCGAGTGAAGCGTCCTTATTGGCCGCCGCTAATCCTGCGGATGTCGACTATTTATATTTCGTGTCTCGTAATGATGGCAGTCATGTGTTTTCTAAAACCTTGGCTGAACATAACCGAGCTGTTAACGAATATCAGAGAAAGAAATGA
- the pabC gene encoding aminodeoxychorismate lyase, which produces MLEDKPVESILVDRALAYGDGLFATMRVLHGRILWLAQHLARLSDGAERLGFTLTFSDDIRAQLIHLAQQPSGCIKLHVSRGIGGRGYQASAHPNPIIRMSFHPLPEHYDAWQANGIRLSTSRVRLGRQPLLAGIKHLNRLEQVLIKQEQLPAGVDDYLVFDDQEHLIETSIGNIFLMINGKVCCPSHGHAGVAGVARSQVMLALLNMGFALETRPIRRAELQLAEHVFTTNSLFGIVDIIQIDQLNFCRFEATQRLRQQILC; this is translated from the coding sequence ATGCTTGAGGATAAGCCTGTAGAGTCCATCTTGGTCGATCGTGCATTGGCCTATGGTGATGGTTTATTTGCAACCATGCGGGTTCTGCACGGGCGAATTTTATGGTTAGCGCAACACTTAGCCCGCTTATCTGATGGGGCTGAACGTTTAGGTTTTACCTTAACCTTTAGTGATGATATTCGTGCGCAGCTTATCCATTTAGCGCAGCAGCCTAGTGGATGCATAAAGCTACATGTGAGTCGTGGTATCGGTGGGCGCGGTTATCAAGCAAGCGCTCATCCGAATCCCATTATCAGAATGAGTTTCCATCCTCTCCCCGAACATTATGATGCCTGGCAAGCAAATGGCATTCGTCTTAGTACTAGCCGTGTGCGTTTAGGTCGTCAGCCATTGTTAGCTGGCATTAAACACTTAAACCGTTTAGAACAAGTCTTGATCAAGCAAGAGCAGCTGCCCGCGGGTGTGGATGATTATTTAGTTTTTGATGACCAAGAGCATTTAATCGAAACCTCCATAGGTAATATTTTCTTAATGATTAACGGCAAGGTGTGTTGCCCGAGTCACGGTCATGCTGGTGTTGCTGGCGTGGCACGCAGCCAAGTCATGTTGGCGTTGCTTAATATGGGCTTTGCGCTTGAAACTCGGCCCATCAGGCGTGCAGAGTTACAGTTAGCTGAGCATGTATTTACCACCAATAGTCTTTTCGGTATTGTCGATATTATTCAAATCGATCAACTTAATTTTTGCCGTTTTGAGGCAACTCAACGGCTCAGACAACAGATCTTATGCTAA